The genome window GATTTCAGCAAAGTCAACCAAGACGTTAAAAAAGCCATCCAACAATCCCATATAACTGCCGAAACTTTCGCATCTAAAGAATTGGACAAATGGGAAACCGAAGTAATAGCACGAGTAGACAATAGCTTCCTCGATTGGTACTTCGATTACTTCAATCAAAAAAAGATGGAGTTTACCGTACCTTTTAATTTCGTGAAATCTGCCGTACTCAACAGATTTGATATGACAGCCGCATCTCGTGCTGTTTCCGAAAAATTAACCGAAGACTTTCAAAGAGAATTTGCTAACCGCGTGTTAGTTCCCAAAAACGCTCAATTGCGATTTCAATTAATCACTCAAGATACTGCTAATTTGTACATATCAGAAGTTAGCAAGAATGTGAAAGTAGTTCAAAACAATTATAATATACCGCAAGTACAGTGGGACAAATATCTGAACGATATTGCCACCACAATTAGCGACAAAGGAAACGTCTCGAATTTATCATTAAAAGTATTAGTTGGCGGCAGCGGCTACTTAGTTGCTAAACCCTTAATTTTGGGAGTAGCAGGTAAAGTTGGTAGTAAAGTTACCGCAAAAGTTGCCAGTAAAGCCGCCGCAAAGGTAGCCACGAAAACAGGCGGTACAGTTGCTAGTCAGTTGGGAGTAAGTTTAATCGACCCGATTGTCGGCATCGGGATTATTATCTGGGATTTGTGGGATTACAATCACACAGTCAAAGTAGAAAGACCAATTTTGCGGGAACACATTGTAGAATACTTAAAAGATGTCAAAAAGTCCCTGCTCACAAATCCTGAAAGCGGGATTATGGCAGCAATTTATCAGTTGGAAAGCGGTATTTTGAAGTCGCTTCAATCTTAATAATTTCGTAGAGAGGACAGAATTCCTCTCCTTAGTGTGAATCAATAAGCACTAAACTTATTACTACAAACCTCAAAATTTATGTCCTCAAAAACAGTTTAAACCTCGTAAAAACTACCACAATTAACGCCAGAATCGCCGTATATCCCAACCCCCTCAAAAACCCCATAAACGGATTGGTTGAAGTCATCTCAATAATCACCGGTTCCAATTTAGTTAAAACCAGAATCGGCCAGATAATATTCGCAAATCCTGCATAGCCAATCATCGGATTCACCCCGTTATCAATAAACAACTGCAAAAACCATTTTCTTTGAAACACATCGATAATTATCATCAACCCAATCAACAGCAAAATCGCCATTCCCGCCGTTAAAAACAAGTAACTCATCGTCGCTGAATCTTTCTTGATTCCGCCTTCATAAGGCTCAAACAGCAAACCCAAAACCACCCAATAAAACCCCCATTTGTAAAGGCGGTTCAATAAATTTTCCGTGACATTCCCTGGCTTTCTCAACAAAACCAAAGCGCAGAAACACAGCACCACCGTCACTAATGCAGTCTGCCACACCCATCTAGCTTGCAGTCCAATTAACAAGACTAAATTGACAGCAAACATCAAAACCATAAGGCTGAAATAGCGCCAACTCTTCCAGCTAGCATAACTCGCCTCTTCCGGCGAACAATACTCTATCCACCGACCCAGCAAATCGCCCACAATCGTACCGGGAATCACTACAAACAAATACTTTAAATAATCAAATTGAAACAGCCAAGGTGCAGGAGAGTACAGCCAAACTAAATTAATCCAACCGTCAGTATGAGAAGACAGCCGCGCCGCCAACAGCAAGCCCAAAAATCCCACTCGCAACCACGTATTTGAACGAGTAAACAGCCAAATTAGCGAGCCGAAAACGGCCATATTTGCTAGTACCATCAAGATAATATCGCTACGGCTAACTAAAAATCCTACACCGTTGGGATATTTGATGTGAGATACGAAGCTAATTCCGGCACTCCAACCAGCAAGGGTTAAGGATGTCCGCCACCACACAGACCACCTGGACGGCCAGCGAACATACATTAAAAATAATATTAAAAATCCAAACAAGGCCATCCACCACTTCTGCGGGATGGATGCGTCTGGGTTAATTGTAGTCGGGCGAATGTGCTGGAGAAATATCGCAAATGACGCTAACAAAAAGCCTCTTTGCAAAATAGATAAAATCACTTTTTTTGTATCCCATCCCTTGGCGATGCGGCGCGACAAAGCTAGCGGTATCGCCGCCCCCATTGCAAACAAAAAGAAGGGGAAAACTAAATCAACCCAGGTTAATCCCGGCAGTTTGTTATTAAAAATGTGATCCGGCGGTGGCAGTTGGGCGTGATACATCCACGCCGGCAATGTTTTGCGGGCTATTGTACCGGATAAAACCATCGCTAAAACTGCTATTCCGCGCAGGGCATCCAGGGCGTCTGCGCGTTGGGAAACGGCAGCAACTGCTAAACTATTTTCTTGTTTTACCATGTCTTTTACCTCTGATGTTTGGGATGCTAATTTATATCAAGTACGGTTGGTTGACCGCAAGATATCGGCCGGGGCGGGTTTACTGGAGTTGTGGCGCTTTTTGATAGATAATGGTGAACCTAGCCCGGATCGGAATAACGGTTAATTTACGGCACATGATATTACTAAAAGTCTTTTTTGCTCAAAAATAATAGAATATCTCCGGCTTATTTGCCAATTAATTTGTGCAGCCAGCTTCCTGAAGCTAGGTTGCTGAGTCTTTTTGCGGAGTGTTTTTTATTGACTGTTAACCGCGAAATTCGGTATTTATTGGGTGGAAAAAACCGCAGTTTTAATTTGGAACTGTCGTACAAATATCCTGATGAGAAATATTTGGCAACGTATTTGTCAACTTGTTTGTTGACAGCGCCAAACGGGTAGGCTATGTGTGAGGCGACTGTTCGATTTGGGTCTAAATCTTGGGTGCATTTTCTGAGTCTAATTTGATCTTCAGATAATTCTCGTTCTAATGCTGTCAGAAAAATTTTGGTTAAATTTTCGTGATTCAGTCCGTGGGATTGAATATCATAAAAACCTTTTTGCATTCCGTCTCTCAAGTCTTGACAAGTTACCTTTTTTATGAGCGAGTCTTGATGACCCAAAAAGCCGGAGTTGATAAATACAACTGCTTTGGTTTTTTTGCCGTATTTATTTTCGAGTGTTTCTAAAATCGGCAGTAAGTGCGTATAAATGCTTTTATTTCCGTCGTCAAAAGTAATCATGACTTTCGGGCGATCGCGATATTCACTCGGCACGGGCTGTTTGGGATTTGCTATGAAAT of Oscillatoria nigro-viridis PCC 7112 contains these proteins:
- a CDS encoding DUF5009 domain-containing protein encodes the protein MVKQENSLAVAAVSQRADALDALRGIAVLAMVLSGTIARKTLPAWMYHAQLPPPDHIFNNKLPGLTWVDLVFPFFLFAMGAAIPLALSRRIAKGWDTKKVILSILQRGFLLASFAIFLQHIRPTTINPDASIPQKWWMALFGFLILFLMYVRWPSRWSVWWRTSLTLAGWSAGISFVSHIKYPNGVGFLVSRSDIILMVLANMAVFGSLIWLFTRSNTWLRVGFLGLLLAARLSSHTDGWINLVWLYSPAPWLFQFDYLKYLFVVIPGTIVGDLLGRWIEYCSPEEASYASWKSWRYFSLMVLMFAVNLVLLIGLQARWVWQTALVTVVLCFCALVLLRKPGNVTENLLNRLYKWGFYWVVLGLLFEPYEGGIKKDSATMSYLFLTAGMAILLLIGLMIIIDVFQRKWFLQLFIDNGVNPMIGYAGFANIIWPILVLTKLEPVIIEMTSTNPFMGFLRGLGYTAILALIVVVFTRFKLFLRT
- a CDS encoding polysaccharide deacetylase family protein, producing MVNYLVNKLPEYFQSGITPRKKRIISFLLAFILTFITYQVILEIITVEIPIFGFHDIVDLQNPQEIPPLRREFPGDYSQQNLEPFLDYLVSHNYWFLSSQELYEYFIANPKQPVPSEYRDRPKVMITFDDGNKSIYTHLLPILETLENKYGKKTKAVVFINSGFLGHQDSLIKKVTCQDLRDGMQKGFYDIQSHGLNHENLTKIFLTALERELSEDQIRLRKCTQDLDPNRTVASHIAYPFGAVNKQVDKYVAKYFSSGYLYDSSKLKLRFFPPNKYRISRLTVNKKHSAKRLSNLASGSWLHKLIGK